The segment attaaatgattattaaaataataatccatCATTATTCTTCTAATATAGCTATATTACTTTTACAGTTATTCTTGAGACTGGtagaaacatatttttaaatgtatgtcaCTTGGcattttaattgtgtgtgtgtatgtctgtgaggtgaatacataaaaacaaatattcaaatatatgtttaagaatttgaaaaaaaaaattgagctcCAAAGACTTTGGAGCACTACAGTCACTGATACAGAGCACTAAAAGTCCGAGCTCCTTCTAAAtttttcgttgttttttttttttttagatcacaaTGATCGATGTCGCCTTTAATAAGTATAATAGGTTTTAATCTTGTAATTATCCGAATTTTGGTCCTATAATTTAAATGTTGAGAGAGTTTGCAAGCTGCCTGAAAGAGATATACGTATTTCTATAATAGGATATCGACCAGTCTGGAGCAAATCCTCCATATTGTCAGCGTCTTTACGCAGCAAGTTGCGTTAAATTAAACACAATTGAAACACtttggtttaatttttttctttctttccttctttcttttcttttataatttaattatatatttttttctttttagatatATTAGTGCTTTGTCTCGAACCTAATTGGTGAAAACAGAAAGCGCGGGCTTCATTGGGATCATCTTATCTTCTGTGCCTGCATTTGCAAGGACAAATACGTGTCAACCTCTATGATTGATTGGAGGCAGCACGCGAAAGCAATTTTCAATAAACAGTAATTGTAGGCTGCAATAATTTGATAAGGTTTGTGCTGTTTTTAACAGCCGCTTTAAATGGATAAGTAAATTGAGAGTTATCGATTAGACGACCGTGCAGTGATTTAAGATGTCAAGACGAATTGACACGCCAAAAGAAGTGCCATCTACTCTGTCCCCACTTTATATGAAGAGGTGGAAAAATCGACTAGAACAGGAATATCAGTTAAAgtgcaaaaatataatatatatatataaatatatatatatatatataaatatatatatatatataaatatatatatatatatatatatatatatatatatatatatatatatatataggctatatataaattTTAAGGGTTTAAAGTTTAATCTAGTAAGCTAAACAAAATGCTATAACATAATTAGGCATGTGCTATAGTTTATTTCAGACAATTAAAGTAGAAAATAATTTCTGCCTTACCAGTCGAAATCACgttaaatgaaatgtttaaattagaaaattaaggggttgtatttaaaaaatagaaaaatatagcAAATGTAGAGTAAGAAACAACTGAATTTACTTACTAAAATGCTTTTCTCCCTCATCGGTGCTATCAAACTCATACCAGCGTGTGTTAAACGGTGTTCACCTGTGCATTCAGGTAATTTGTAGACGGTGGTTTGACGGCAGTGTTTTGTGTTTCTACAGAAGACGGATTTGTGTTCCGATCAGATGAATGTGAGACTGATTTTACTCGAGGGAATCAGTCCGACAGCGAGCTGCAGGAGGATCTGTGTAGTGATGAGAGCAGCGCCCTGAATGGAAACAACGACGCAGAGTTTGGGCAGCATGATGACGACGACTCACTAAATAAAAGTCCAGATGGACAGCAGACACAACAGTCCTCATCAAACGGACAGAATCACTCGGTCAAACCCAAACGTAAGCGCTCCGGTTCAGACTCAAAGTCTGGGAAACCCAGAAGGGCTCGGACTGCGTTCACATATGAGCAGCTGGTGGCTCTGGAGAACAAATTTAAGTCGACGCGATACCTGTCCGTGTGCGAACGCCTCAACCTGGCGCTGTCTTTAAGCTTGACAGAAACTCAGGTGAAAATATGGTTTCAGAACCGCCGGACCAAGTGGAAGAAACAGAACCCAGGGGCGGACACGAGCGCACCGACCAGCGGGAACGGAGGAGGACCGAACGGACCGAGCAACGTACTGGGCAACTTGAGTCCTCTGAGCCCGTCTCCACCTATGAGCGGCCATCTGTCCATGCACACCAGCTATGCGGGTCACACGCCAGGAGGACTCGTCTGCACCACTCAGTTACCCTTTCTGCCGGGTCACGCGGTACTGTCACCCTTCATGCTCGGCTCTCAGACTTACGGAGCTCCCACATTTTACGCGCCGCACTTATAAGAAATCATCTTTAGGAGATCTGGTCCTGGATCGGAAGAAACAGAGTGTCCGTTCAAATCCGGTACAGAACATTTTTAACTTGAAGCACTATGCTGTCACACACTTGCAAAGACATTTGATCGGTTTGTCTTAAAAACTGAGATGTAGCAACCATTCTGCACTGTGGCAAGTCGCCAATCGAGTTTAGGAATCATCTTCTCATGCCCGGCAATACATGCTAAAAATTTGATTTAATATCAATATGCTTCATATTTTGataaaatgtgaatatttctCACGGTCAAACTGTATATATTCAGTTATTATGAAATGTGTTTAGACATTAACTTTGAATGCAAATGTAGTAGGGAATTAAATGATATGTactgaaaaaaagaataagatTGGACTAAAATCGTGTAAACATAAGCCTAAtgaaaaggttttttattttattaatcttttttttactttttttctgggccatattatttaattttgacgTTGCATATAGTATgctattatttaattgtttgtctcacaattaattgtttgaaataaaatgacaGCTGACAAAGAACATTTCGTTGGCATAAGCCTGGCTTTGTGAACTAAATTTAAAACCACGTTTTACATGATCTTGCACTCTATGCTAATGCCTGATTTGAAGTTGAATTTTATAAACTGAGAAACTGCTTTTCCTTTGACGAAAAACTGGAATTAATCGCGGTCAATTTCGTGCAATGAAGCGCGAACAGGTGTTTTGTTGGTAATCATTTACTTTGCATTACACGTCATTTTTACCGACGTTTTGAAACCCTTGTGTGTAATGAAATAGACTATTGTTGCTTTAATTTACTTAAACATTACTTATTTACCTATATGTTATACGAATATATCATGCAGAAAATattatcattttacatttttaaatatttaaaataagataCTTAATTTCCCTTTTAAATCGACTTATTGATTTGATGGTTGCTTAAATATCATTAACGTGAATGCCAGCTGAGGACAACCGAAAGGCAGCTGAAAAGTATGCTTTTAAAATTTTTCTATTGCAATTTAAAGTTTTGTTCGTTcaatgctttttcacttttattatatttGCGTTTGCTAGTGAAAGTAATGACGGTGATGTTGAAGACGGGACTCGTTTCGGAAATTTGTTAACTTTAAGTAGGCTACTATTAAGTAGACTACTATTAATATTAAGTCATAATCAGGGGTCCAGCATCTAAAGACGAATTAGTATAATGCTGCAAAAATTCGCATGATTTTCAGCCTTGCTGGTGCGATTGTTATTAATGCATGCTTTATAGTTATTCTGCTTAATCTTTGACTggcataaaatattacattaaacccATATTTATACACGCAAACTTTTACTCAAAATTCAATGGGGAAAATAATGTTAGCCATTGTTTTTTTAAAAGGGGgttgtgttaaatattttaaaccaGTTGCTAAATTCGTTTCCTGCATGCCAGCATATGATCTTGTTTCGTGGCTAGACATATGATAAACAATGATATGGGTGCAAAAGctacatttcacatttaaagcaTATTAATTGCGAATTATTGTTCGTATTTTTACAGCTAGAATACATGAAATACTTTAAATACTCTTTAAATCACATTGTCTTTGCCCCGCCAATTTTGCTAGTGAATAACACATTTTCGTAAGGGGGAAATTATAGATGTTATATTGCACACGTATGAAAAGACAGAACCGTGACTatcttttttaattcattattatttttgtccGATGAAAATAATATTCGCCGTTCGTTTGGATATGTAGATTTCTTTAATAGTTTTCAAAGTTTGATTtccaaatcagaaaaaaaaatgttatggctGCTGCCATAGCGTCCTACCAGTGTGAGGAATCCAAGGCGAATCCATAAATAAAAGGATTATTTTTTGGAGTCAGACCCCTCGAGTTAGACCAATGTCAATTTACACTAATTCTTTAACAGCGAAATCACTTTCTCAATTAACAACTTGGCTGTAGGCTGGTTGAAAAGCATTGCTTCCTTGTTTTATTAGCAatgctctatctctctctttctctatatatatatatatgttaacttatattatatatatatattttttcatttggttgttgtatttttttttcaatatacagTATCATGTTAACTTTgcctcatttaaaaatgtaagcctttctttatttgttgtaatgaaaagctgttttaatataattgctacacaaattatattaataaaaagatGTGTGCTTACTGTTCCAGCGGGCCTAATCAATTAAGGTAAACTGCAAGcctattgaaattttattttaagtcttgaaatgtataaaaaaaattcctgacTTGCCCTTTGCTTTCAAATGTTGCTGTGGTGTATTTTTAATCTTCACACAGAAACCCCTTAAATTAATGAAGTCATGTCTTATAAAATCAGAATAGAAATGTACTCTTTATTAACATTCAAATAAGACTTACACTGACAACATActtatttaaaagaactgttatgTTTTAAATTCTAGATGACAAACACAATGTAGCAGAAACAAAAGTTGGGAAATTACTTTTAACTTGTTAAAATTAGTTACATACCAtgcagaacaaaaaaataaataaattaaaattattcagGGATTACAAATGACAATCCAAAATTGACAATACAAAGTTTATgatgatgctttttttgtctatGTAATAATCCAAACAACTGAGGTGTGGTGGGCTGTATTATTTAATTCAGTGCATAGTTAAACTGATTTGAAAATTTTTCATGTTTCCTCTTGTCCATTTTGTTCATGACCTCTGTAACTCGTCTCACGGAGCTCCTACGAGGAAACAATGTGGTTGAGATTCAAATTCTTTATTTACTCATCACTTGTGAAATACATTATTCACcaatattcaataaaaatgtaCTTGACTTCAGTTATCTTCTAATATAACCAAAAATGTCAGGCCAATTTAGTGATTTTCTATTTCATCTTGAACATATATAACTTACTTGTTGAAGACTTTCTTCTCTAGTCTTGAACGAGATGTACTGGCATTTTGCTTTAAATCTGTAAGGTTTGGGTACTTTTTCTTTGACTTTCCTTTGTTGCCATTCTTTCCCTTCCCATACATCTTTGAGGAGCCCAGATCTTCTCCAGTCGCGGCTTCAATCTCCCTCATGAGCTCTGGGTCTCGCCAATCTGAACCAATGGGAAAAAGGTTGTCAGAACAGATATCAATGCACCACACATTTCTTCGAATTTAAACTATGCTTCATCTTTGTTAAATCATGCAATATGAAGATGTTCAAGGCCTCAACCTTTGATTTTGGTATAATAAGCgataataataatgtgtgatggtaaggacatttttttttttacttcatagcGGTGAAAAGGCTTGATAAAATTAGGACTGGGAATTAATATaaagatttgatgctcaagaatactttttctttaataattttttttttcagaactctttaatgaacagaaagatctaaaagaaaagcatttatttggtctttacagtcacttctgatcaattattaatttctttaaaaaatcgtattactaaactttgtacagtagtgtagatagatagatagatagatagatagatagcttatttgaaaaattaaggcttatttattatttattattattatttggcaaTTAAGGCATAAATCTTTTTTTGTGCAAGCTCAGGACTCAAAATCATCAACATTCAATTAAGCATATCCCCTACTGAAGATAAATGCATATCTTCAAATGATAAAATGGTAGCTGTTAAATTATTTACAGTTTCCAAAGTGTTCAATTGCACAGAGTTCTGCGCTTCATTAGTCTGTAGTGAAAAGCataaatgcaacaaatgccttttaAATGAATATGGAGGAGTTGGTCGTCCCTATAAGGATTTATGGAGGTAAAAGGCCCCTGTTACATGAGTGCTACAATCCGTCCTCACATAAGTCAAGCCTTTAGGGGCTTCATTCTTGCTCTGAGGATGGTGGGGGGCCCAGCGTTTAAGCTGTGCAGCAGGTCTGACTACTCTGTCAACAGTTTGCATCTGCATAAGTCGGGCACACATGAGCATCACAGGCAACAGCTGCAGTCAGCCTATTTGATTATCTATAGAAAACCCATTTAAACACAAAAATGCTATGATAAGTTGGTTGTGATGTGCTTAGTATTATTGTTCTTTGGGAGATTTGCACCAGTCCAAATTATTCTGGGTTAAATATAAGTCAAGTTACAGAAATGTGCTAAACGGCAAACATTGGGGTAATGGTGAGGCAGAATTATATAGCTTAAAAATGAGCTTAAAATTATATAATGGCCTTTAGGTAAATGTTTCTGTTAAAACTAAgaattatttcagcttcaaagctGTTCTTGGCAATTTTACAGCCATTTGATGGTTTATCACTGGGGTGCTCAATCCTGTTTCTGGGAGATCTTCCTTCCTGCAGAGCTCAGTGcaaaccctgctccaacacacctgtccTATAATTATCAAGTGTCCCTAGATCTTAATCAGCTGGTTCATGTGTGCTTGATTTGGGTGCGAGTAGTTTCAGTGACATTTAACTGACCCCATATTGAAATTGTCTCACTGCAACATATTTTAGATTTTCTAATATAAAAGGAGGAAAAATAAGTGTTGTGTATTTGGGTCAATACtgctaattaaacaatattttgctgaatgtgtttttgtgctagCACCTCGGCTGGTTTAGGACTGTCATGGATAAAGATGACAATAAACCCGCCCATAAGTGGTAGCAAAtccctgttttaataaatgatttattgaatcattccAATCAAACAGTTCATTCAAAATGGCTGATTCAATTAATTAGAAATGAAACAAGTGAATGGACcattgaatcactggctcacatGATTAGTTTAAAAACAGATCAATTCAAGGAATGAAACACTGCATTGCTCTACACGGTTGTATAAaattattagcatatttatgtgctgatattcagaaaagtacattgcttgtgcaatgaatataaaaacataaaacatacattggtattttttctttcattgcttgAATTATAAGGGCATTATAACTGCATTATAATAGGCTTCATCGTGCAGTGAATGCTTCTGGACTGTTTGGAGTTGGTGACACTCGTCAACTCGTCGTCTCTCATATAATCTCTCAGCCCCTTACACATACAGCACAATGACATTATGTCAGggaatgtatttaaattataatcaagGAAAAACGATACcttctgttgttttctttttaaagaacttcAAAAGTTGCGCTTGAACCATTTTGCATTAAAAAGTTGCTTCCGCTTGTGAGCAGCTTGCTACAGTAGGCTACTGAGTTCTGATTGGCTAATCGCTGTTATTTAGTTAGTGAATTGTCATAGGTAGGgaattttaaagtttaatttgcacaaaacattttacataatacacaacattattaTTCTAAAGAGGATGGTTGGGGggatgctttttgtcattttattccaCCAGGGGGATGCCATTCCCCCTCAATTCAAGCCCTGGTTGTATCGCTTTATTTGTG is part of the Carassius carassius chromosome 33, fCarCar2.1, whole genome shotgun sequence genome and harbors:
- the LOC132114345 gene encoding NK1 transcription factor-related protein 1-like produces the protein MNRDKVQVGESILPAAVGVIVVASLDGMDDKRLATGELPVFNCAGGRDVLPAESRESSPRHEPAPAGAPPTVHRTTSFSVLDILDPNKFTSKRQTPNRTGCDFTLGAENRNDDSNHTIDYKSYQEDYECKKTGILKDGFVFRSDECETDFTRGNQSDSELQEDLCSDESSALNGNNDAEFGQHDDDDSLNKSPDGQQTQQSSSNGQNHSVKPKRKRSGSDSKSGKPRRARTAFTYEQLVALENKFKSTRYLSVCERLNLALSLSLTETQVKIWFQNRRTKWKKQNPGADTSAPTSGNGGGPNGPSNVLGNLSPLSPSPPMSGHLSMHTSYAGHTPGGLVCTTQLPFLPGHAVLSPFMLGSQTYGAPTFYAPHL